Proteins from a single region of Punica granatum isolate Tunisia-2019 chromosome 8, ASM765513v2, whole genome shotgun sequence:
- the LOC116215932 gene encoding 3-phosphoinositide-dependent protein kinase 2-like — MLAMEKDFDSKLGIQGERNVSSSSNNNNNNNGGSSNVQRSKSFAFRAPQENFTIQDFELGKIYGVGSYSKVVRAKKKDTGVVYALKIMDKKFITKENKTAYVKLERIVLDQLDHPGIVRLFFTFQDTFSLYMALESCEGGELFDQITRKGRLSEEEACFYAAEVVDALEYIHSLGLIHRDIKPENLLLTSDGHIKIADFGSVKPMQDSRITVLPNAASDDKACTFVGTAAYVPPEVLNSSPATFGNDQWALGCTLYQMLSGTSPFKDASEWLTFQRIIARDIRFPNYFSEEAKDLIDRLLDIEPSRRPGAGPEGYDALKKHPFFSKVDWRNLRKQTPPKLALEQVVHSGDNDSSDSPWNPTHVGDGSTKQNEGSSCAGSSEVSGHITRLASIDSFDSKWQQFLDPGESVLMISTLKKIRKITNKKVQLILTNKPKLVYVDPSKVVKGNIIWSDNPNDLSVQVTSPSNFKIVTPKKIMAFEDSKQRAWQWKKAIEGLQNRGADLELGGTKEVHPRDNFTRRRAEFKLRDANSRSHMAFPS; from the exons atGTTGGCAATGGAGAAGGATTTTGATTCGAAGCTGGGCATTCAGGGAGAGAGAAATgttagcagcagcagcaacaacaacaacaacaacaatggAGGGAGCAGCAACGTGCAGAGATCTAAGAGCTTCGCGTTCAGAGCTCCCCAGGAGAATTTCACCATTCAAGACTTTGAGCTCGGCAAGATCTACGGCGTTGGTTCTTATTCTAAG GTCGTGAGGGCAAAGAAGAAGGACACAGGAGTTGTGTATGCTTTGAAGATAATGGATAAGAAGTTCATCACCAAAGAGAATAAAACGGCTTATGTGAAGCTGGAGCGCATTGTATTGGACCAGTTAGATCACCCAGGGATTGTGCGGCTATTTTTCACATTTCAAGATACCTTTTCATTAT ATATGGCACTTGAATCGTGTGAAGGTGGAGAGCTTTTCGATCAAATTACCAGG AAAGGTCGCTTGTCGGAAGAAGAGGCTTGCTTCTATGCAGCAGAAGTCGTGGATGCTCTCGAATACATACACAGTCTGGGGCTCATACACCGAGACATCAAG CCCGAGAATTTGCTACTCACCTCAGATGGACACATTAAAATTGCCGATTTTGGGAGTGTAAAGCCTATGCAAGATAGTCGTATAACAGTGCTTCCTAATGCAGCATCAG ATGATAAGGCCTGCACATTTGTGGGTACAGCAGCATACGTCCCCCCTGAGGTCCTCAACTCCTCTCCTGCAACTTTTGG AAATGACCAGTGGGCTTTAGGTTGCACCTTGTACCAAATGCTTTCGGGGACCTCTCCTTTCAAAGATGCCAGCGAATGGCTTACCTTCCAAAGAATTATTGCAAGAGACATAAGATTcccaaattatttttctgaaGAAGCAAAAGACCTTATTGACCGGTTACTG GATATCGAGCCATCAAGAAGGCCTGGAGCAGGACCTGAAGGCTACGATGCACTTAAGAAGCACCCATTCTTCAGTAAAGTCGACTGGAGGAACTTAAGAAAGCAAACTCCACCCAAGCTAGCTCTAGAGCAAGTG GTTCACAGTGGAGACAATGATTCGAGCGATTCCCCATGGAACCCTACCCATGTCGGGGACGGTTCAACAAAGCAAAACGAAGGAAGTAGTTGTGCAGGGTCGTCAGAAGTTTCTGGTCACATAACTAGGCTTGCTTCCATTGATTCGTTTGACTCGAAGTG GCAACAATTCCTGGATCCTGGGGAATCTGTTCTAATGATTTCGACTCTCAAGAAAATTCGGAAGATAACTAACAAGAAGGTTCAGCTAATCCTCACCAACAAGCCAAAGCTAGTCTATGTGGACCCGTCAAAAGTTGTCAAGGGGAACATTATCTGGTCCGACAATCCTAACGACCTCAGTGTTCAAGTTACCAGCccttcaaatttcaaaatcgtCACG CCAAAGAAGATTATGGCGTTTGAAGATTCCAAGCAGAGAGCATGGCAATGGAAGAAAGCAATCGAAGGCCTTCAGAATCG AGGCGCGGACTTAGAGTTGGGAGGTACTAAAGAAGTTCATCCCCGAGACAATTTTACACGCAGGAGAGCAGAATTCAAGCTTCGAGATGCGAATTCGAGATCCCATATGGCTTTCCCCTCTTGA